A stretch of the Tardiphaga sp. 709 genome encodes the following:
- a CDS encoding potassium channel family protein, whose product MASLWLGLVRLLAGFRRGLRDPEFRAILFLLAIAMTGGAVFFHAVEGWPWIDAAYFSAMALTTVGDATLSPTTAIAKIFTMLFSICGIGLMLAFLSRLSTFREHEEGRE is encoded by the coding sequence ATGGCATCTCTCTGGCTTGGTCTGGTGCGCTTGCTGGCCGGCTTTCGCCGCGGCCTGCGGGATCCGGAATTTCGCGCGATCCTGTTTCTGCTGGCCATCGCCATGACCGGCGGCGCCGTGTTCTTTCACGCCGTGGAAGGATGGCCGTGGATCGACGCCGCCTATTTCAGCGCGATGGCGCTCACCACCGTCGGCGACGCCACGCTGTCGCCGACCACTGCCATCGCCAAGATCTTCACCATGCTGTTCTCGATCTGTGGCATCGGACTGATGCTCGCATTCCTGTCGCGACTCTCGACATTCCGCGAGCATGAGGAAGGGCGGGAGTAG
- a CDS encoding type II toxin-antitoxin system HicA family toxin: MKVRDAIKLIEDDGWFLVAMRGSHRQFKHSTKPGRVTIAGKPSDDLAPGTFRSILKQAALTEKP; encoded by the coding sequence ATGAAGGTCCGGGACGCGATCAAACTGATCGAGGATGACGGCTGGTTTCTGGTCGCCATGCGCGGCAGCCACCGGCAATTCAAACATTCAACGAAGCCGGGGCGCGTCACGATCGCCGGCAAGCCTTCCGACGATCTTGCACCTGGCACATTTAGAAGTATCCTGAAGCAGGCGGCACTGACGGAGAAGCCTTAA
- a CDS encoding type II toxin-antitoxin system HicB family antitoxin — translation MRYAVVIEKTDNNYSAYVPDLPGCVATGDTVKIVEAEIRDAIRFHVEGLKEDGLPVPAPTSIADYIET, via the coding sequence ATGCGTTACGCCGTAGTCATCGAGAAGACCGACAACAACTATTCCGCATACGTGCCGGACCTGCCCGGCTGCGTCGCAACGGGGGATACAGTAAAGATCGTCGAAGCCGAGATCCGGGATGCTATCCGTTTCCACGTTGAAGGCCTCAAAGAAGACGGATTACCGGTGCCCGCGCCGACCAGCATCGCGGATTACATCGAGACTT